The Paraflavitalea devenefica genome contains a region encoding:
- a CDS encoding FecR family protein: MQPSRQSIEAFIQRFKKGDCTPEEINLFRKWIAEADFLEAEKELTPEVLESIKARTHQQLMQQIRSLPAAPVRRMAILRKYVAAAAIVVTMGAAVLLWYIKSRQGVSAAQSLSSLSIIDNDQHVVRKITMPDGTIIWLNRNSRLEFDNQQYNHTQRYVKLSGEGFFEVTKDASKPFIVETGNIHTRVLGTAFNIEAYQHESEIRVSLVHGKVALEDKAKALTALLAPNQTMRYSRQTKDWQLSPMAVNNINAWTTGALVFNELPLEEAIERIGDKYHLTMVYDKNLLRNKRITATFTVNDWQSALHNVLFVHGLNFSLKQGKVTITK; the protein is encoded by the coding sequence ATGCAACCCTCCAGACAATCAATAGAAGCGTTTATACAGCGCTTTAAAAAAGGCGACTGTACGCCGGAAGAGATCAACCTGTTCAGGAAATGGATTGCTGAAGCAGACTTCCTGGAGGCAGAAAAAGAACTGACGCCTGAAGTGCTGGAATCAATCAAAGCCCGTACGCACCAGCAACTGATGCAGCAAATACGTAGTCTGCCGGCAGCCCCGGTAAGGAGGATGGCGATATTGCGGAAGTACGTCGCAGCGGCCGCTATTGTAGTCACAATGGGCGCCGCCGTTCTGTTATGGTACATCAAAAGCAGGCAGGGAGTATCGGCTGCCCAATCGCTAAGTTCATTGTCAATCATTGATAACGACCAGCATGTGGTTCGTAAGATCACCATGCCGGATGGTACCATTATCTGGCTCAACAGGAACTCACGGCTGGAGTTCGACAACCAACAATACAACCACACACAGCGGTATGTGAAACTATCGGGAGAAGGATTCTTTGAGGTGACAAAAGATGCGTCAAAGCCTTTTATTGTAGAAACAGGCAATATACATACACGCGTATTGGGTACAGCCTTTAACATAGAAGCCTACCAGCATGAATCGGAGATCAGGGTTTCCCTGGTGCATGGAAAAGTAGCACTGGAAGACAAAGCAAAGGCCCTTACAGCCCTGTTGGCGCCCAATCAAACCATGCGGTATTCCCGGCAAACGAAAGACTGGCAATTATCACCCATGGCAGTGAACAATATCAATGCATGGACCACCGGTGCACTGGTATTCAATGAGCTGCCGCTGGAAGAAGCAATAGAACGTATTGGCGATAAATATCACCTCACGATGGTGTATGATAAAAACCTGTTACGCAATAAACGGATTACGGCCACTTTCACGGTGAACGACTGGCAGTCGGCCCTGCACAATGTATTATTTGTGCATGGGTTGAACTTTTCGCTGAAGCAGGGGAAGGTGACGATCACAAAGTAA
- a CDS encoding RNA polymerase sigma factor produces MNQHALLIHDEKEAAFNELYHAYWEFLFRLACKKTGSTDDAADLIHDLFTDIWKNFHHLPAPDAIRSYLVSALYHKVFNYFRSKGLQEKHYKSFESFLAQQAPANEYHLTEEEKEKWNSIDRAFSTALTGMPGKMKDIFIRNVYQEQSIDQIASDLLLSRQTVKNQLHLASKRLRVACKRVYSHMFGLLF; encoded by the coding sequence ATGAACCAGCACGCATTACTTATCCATGATGAAAAAGAAGCAGCTTTTAATGAGCTGTATCATGCCTATTGGGAATTCCTATTCAGGCTGGCCTGCAAAAAAACAGGCTCCACCGATGATGCCGCCGACCTTATACACGATCTCTTTACCGACATCTGGAAGAATTTCCACCACCTGCCTGCTCCAGACGCTATCCGGTCCTACCTGGTAAGCGCACTCTATCATAAAGTATTCAACTACTTCCGTTCCAAAGGCTTACAGGAAAAACATTATAAAAGCTTTGAATCTTTCCTGGCGCAACAGGCACCCGCCAACGAATACCATCTTACTGAAGAAGAAAAGGAAAAATGGAATTCCATCGACCGGGCTTTTTCCACTGCCCTGACCGGTATGCCCGGTAAGATGAAGGATATATTTATACGTAACGTATACCAGGAACAATCCATTGACCAGATTGCCAGCGACCTGCTCTTATCCCGGCAAACCGTTAAAAACCAGTTACATCTTGCTTCCAAACGGCTTCGTGTAGCCTGCAAACGTGTTTATTCCCATATGTTTGGGCTCCTGTTTTAA